The Candidatus Koribacter versatilis Ellin345 genome has a segment encoding these proteins:
- a CDS encoding M16 family metallopeptidase has translation MTSFRRLFAILLLAAPLLAQSKLNVPTIAYEQYKLPNGLQVLMVEDHRLPLVGVDLWYHVGPVKEKEGRTGFAHLFEHMMFEGSKHVGEKAHFKYLEAAGASDINGTTDFDRTNYFETLPANQLELALWLESDRMGFLLDTLDRTKLANQRDVVRNERRQSVEGQPYGIAEELMFHELYPKGHPYYASVIGSHADVEAARLNDVREFFKQYYTPNNATLVITGDISKPAAKALVEKYFGPIPQGPPVEAVNIKTPPITQEKRLNVTDQVQLPKVLLGWLAPAAFAPGDAEMILANQILGGGKSSRLYRKLVYEQQIAQDATCFQESLALGSPMGCEITAKPNVTPEQIEKATNDVMADFLANGATQAELDRARTTIEARKIRNLERLGGFGGVADMLNYYNQYVGDPGYLPKDIARYDAVTPESLLATAKSTLQQNQRVTMFCTPGKKVVDDVPRSPENTDADVKVEPEYTAEFDKAQAWRATAPKAGPLPKLQLPVPAEFKLDNGLKVYLVPDHSLPLLAMRVMSLGGSDANTHEKSGVAGFTAAMLTEGTANRTAPQIADETDKLGATLNTGATFDNAAVSMSVLSNNTDPAIDLLSDVVLHPKFDAKETDRIRKERQTGLIQLRDDPFQLAIRVGNRAEFGTQSPYGEIELGTPESLKSTTSDDLTNFWKSHYTPANSALIFSGDITEAKARELAKKYFGAWTAKGSATEPPKTVTAQSRKIVLVDQPGAPQSVILAYGVGVPRSNPDYPAITVMNTMLGGLFSSRINMNLREKNGFTYGAFSAFSWRRGAGPFFAGSQVRTDVTAPAARELFAELDGIRTRPLTADELKMSKDSVIRSLPGDFETRAAVAAGVGNIWTYSLPLDYYRQIEGKIEAVTAEDTSRVAKQYVQPDKLLLVTIGDKAKIESGLQELKLGPIELWTSDAEPMSAGSAAGGNKAQ, from the coding sequence CGAAGACCATCGCCTGCCGCTGGTTGGCGTGGATCTCTGGTATCACGTCGGCCCGGTGAAGGAGAAGGAAGGCCGCACCGGATTCGCGCACCTCTTCGAACACATGATGTTCGAGGGCTCCAAGCACGTCGGTGAGAAGGCGCACTTCAAGTACCTCGAAGCTGCCGGCGCCAGCGACATCAACGGCACTACCGATTTCGACCGCACCAATTACTTCGAGACGCTGCCCGCGAACCAGCTAGAACTTGCGCTCTGGCTCGAAAGTGACCGTATGGGCTTCCTGCTCGACACCCTCGATCGCACCAAGCTCGCCAACCAGCGCGACGTGGTCCGCAACGAACGGCGTCAGAGCGTGGAAGGCCAGCCTTACGGCATTGCCGAAGAGCTGATGTTCCACGAGCTCTATCCCAAGGGCCATCCCTACTACGCTTCCGTAATTGGCTCGCATGCCGATGTAGAAGCCGCGCGCCTCAACGACGTCCGCGAGTTCTTCAAGCAGTACTACACGCCCAACAACGCCACCCTGGTCATCACCGGCGACATCAGCAAGCCCGCGGCGAAAGCGCTCGTCGAAAAATACTTTGGCCCCATCCCGCAAGGCCCGCCGGTAGAAGCCGTCAACATCAAGACGCCGCCGATCACGCAGGAAAAGCGCCTCAACGTAACCGACCAGGTACAGCTTCCAAAGGTTCTGCTCGGATGGCTCGCGCCCGCAGCCTTCGCGCCCGGCGACGCGGAAATGATTCTCGCCAACCAGATCCTTGGCGGCGGCAAATCGAGCCGCCTCTATCGCAAGCTCGTTTACGAACAGCAAATCGCGCAGGACGCCACTTGCTTCCAGGAATCGCTCGCCCTCGGTTCGCCGATGGGCTGCGAAATCACCGCCAAGCCCAATGTCACGCCTGAGCAGATCGAGAAAGCCACGAACGACGTGATGGCTGACTTCCTCGCCAATGGCGCAACGCAAGCCGAACTTGATCGCGCTCGCACCACGATCGAAGCCCGCAAGATCCGCAACCTCGAGCGTCTTGGCGGCTTCGGCGGCGTCGCTGACATGCTGAACTACTACAACCAGTACGTCGGCGATCCCGGCTACCTGCCCAAAGACATCGCGCGTTATGACGCCGTGACTCCCGAGTCGCTGCTCGCGACCGCGAAGTCCACCCTGCAGCAAAACCAGCGGGTCACGATGTTCTGCACGCCGGGCAAAAAAGTTGTGGACGACGTTCCCCGCAGCCCCGAGAACACTGACGCCGATGTGAAGGTCGAGCCCGAGTACACCGCGGAGTTCGACAAGGCGCAGGCGTGGCGCGCCACCGCGCCCAAGGCCGGGCCACTGCCCAAGCTGCAACTGCCAGTGCCTGCCGAGTTCAAGCTCGACAACGGCCTGAAGGTTTACCTCGTGCCCGACCACTCGCTGCCGCTGCTAGCTATGCGCGTGATGTCGCTTGGCGGCTCCGACGCGAATACCCATGAGAAGTCCGGTGTCGCAGGCTTCACCGCCGCCATGCTCACCGAAGGCACCGCCAATCGCACGGCGCCGCAGATCGCCGATGAGACCGATAAGCTCGGCGCCACGCTCAACACCGGCGCAACATTCGATAACGCTGCCGTCTCCATGAGTGTGCTCAGCAACAACACCGACCCCGCGATTGACCTTCTCTCTGACGTCGTGCTGCATCCCAAGTTCGACGCTAAGGAAACCGATCGCATTCGCAAGGAGCGCCAGACCGGGCTCATCCAACTCCGCGACGATCCCTTCCAACTCGCAATTCGCGTTGGCAATCGCGCCGAGTTCGGTACCCAGAGTCCGTACGGCGAAATCGAACTCGGCACTCCCGAGTCGTTGAAGTCCACCACCAGCGACGACCTAACGAACTTCTGGAAGTCGCACTACACCCCCGCGAACTCGGCGCTCATCTTCTCCGGCGACATTACCGAAGCGAAAGCGCGCGAGCTCGCGAAGAAATACTTCGGCGCATGGACGGCGAAGGGAAGCGCAACCGAGCCCCCAAAGACGGTCACCGCGCAATCGCGCAAGATCGTCCTCGTCGATCAGCCCGGCGCGCCGCAGTCGGTCATCCTCGCCTACGGCGTTGGTGTTCCGCGCAGCAATCCCGACTATCCCGCAATTACCGTGATGAACACCATGCTTGGCGGCCTGTTCTCGTCGCGCATCAACATGAACCTGCGCGAAAAGAACGGCTTCACCTACGGTGCCTTCTCGGCGTTCTCGTGGCGTCGCGGCGCTGGCCCGTTCTTCGCCGGCTCCCAGGTCCGTACTGATGTCACCGCCCCCGCCGCGCGTGAACTCTTCGCCGAACTCGACGGCATCCGCACTCGTCCGCTCACGGCCGATGAGTTGAAGATGTCGAAGGACAGCGTCATCCGTTCGCTGCCCGGCGACTTCGAAACCCGTGCCGCGGTGGCTGCCGGTGTCGGCAACATCTGGACCTACAGCCTCCCGCTGGACTACTACCGCCAGATCGAAGGCAAGATCGAAGCCGTCACTGCGGAAGATACGTCGCGTGTCGCGAAGCAATACGTCCAGCCCGATAAGCTCCTTCTCGTCACCATCGGCGACAAAGCAAAGATCGAATCCGGTCTGCAAGAGTTGAAGTTAGGCCCCATCGAGCTCTGGACCAGCGACGCCGAACCCATGTCAGCAGGCTCCGCCGCCGGAGGCAATAAAGCGCAGTAA